Part of the Triticum aestivum cultivar Chinese Spring chromosome 4D, IWGSC CS RefSeq v2.1, whole genome shotgun sequence genome is shown below.
GTCTCGTTCCTTCATTTAAGCATAAGTtcagtttgatttgctcaaggtagCTGCAAGTCGCATGTATAGTTTCTTCACTTAGGCCCCCCCTGAGAAGAAAATTATTGTGTTTTAGATGAAGTAATTGGTATGAAGAATGTGTGTCATACCCAAATGAGTTAACATGCTTTTCATTCTTGTCAGTATGATGATCATGAATGGCTAGGATACTTTAGATCAAACATATGAGTTGGGGTTGGGGTGTACTCCAGATGAGTATACTGTTGAGAGCGGATCAGTGAACTAAACAAGCTGTGGGCATAAATGGCATGACCAAATGCCAGTGATGATAAGGCTCTTTGCTACTTGGATACTGGCAGCATATCACACTAAGCAAGGAGGAAACAACATCCGTGTTTTAACATGTGAAGCTACATTCCAGCCCAATCAATTACTGTTATCTGAAATTGTCTTGAGAGCAGCTATATATATGCAAACATGTTTAAATCAACTATATGGACCGGTTCATGCAAATTTAACCTATGTATGCATTGTGACTGTTATAGACCGGATCATGTAAATTAAGATAATTCTATCACCGAAATGAACGGTGCGGCAAAGCGCTTCATCATGGTCTAGTTCAACTATATATCCTAGCCCAGTTGCCACCACGGCCTCATTATCTCATTATCAGGGATATGCCTGACAGACCATAAACATTACCACATGCAAGCTCAATGATGACATTACAGGCCCACTTCTGGCAAGAAGTTGGAACAGTTTAACTTGCATAAAGGCAAAACCTACTATGAGCATTGCAGAACTGAAAAGGTTACACTTAGCAAATCCTCGAGCATTGTATTTAAACAATATATAGAAATATGTGAATCCCTAATAGATCAAAATAATAATGTCAAGATGCTAGTAGTTGATGCCATTTCTGGATTCTTCTAACAATTAATATAGAAATAGCAAGAAGCCAACAACTAAAACTACCAGTGTGAATTATTAAAACATGACAGTAAAGGAAGTTACACACTATGATGGCTTCTCTTGTTATAAAATTAACTTGAATAGCACAATCTGATATCATCATGCATATTTGAAGTGAAGCCTTCATCCTAATTACCTGCAGGACTACCCCCACACTATACCCTAGGTCATCAAATGCTTGATAAGTCCATAGCACAAAGAACAAAACTGAACCTTCAGTAAACACACATGTATCACTAAGGTTACTGCAAAGACACTTAAACTTTAAGAAAACACATGATAACCAATCTTAAAAACCCGGTTATTAAATTCACCAGGAATTCAAGGTGTCCATATCAAGTACAGAATGGAAGGGACAGCTTAAAAGATCACACGGTTAGATACCTATGAGCGTGCCCGCACAAATTCATCCAGCCGATCCCACACCTCCAGAGCAGCCGGTCTGTCTTGATGCCTTTTATTCTTGCTTATCTGCACCATAGGTTAGTAACACAATAAAGCAGCTGTAAGTGGGAGCAAAATAGAATTTGATTACAATAACCAAAAAACATACGAAAAAATTCCTCCCACTCACAGATATGATTTTGACATTCCACTGTTTGACCACTTTTGCTGAATCCACACTATCATCTTCAAAGCGTACAAAGAACCCAATAACTGAGAAAAGTTTAAAATGTTAGGCCACAGATGGTATCGACTTGCTGTGCTGAAAAGAGAAACAGAGCAATCTAATGTTCCATGTTGCATTACAAATACCATTTATGACCAAGTTAGTGGGAGGCCTTGCTAGGAACAGAGATAAAAGGCACAGGCAGCCGGATATGATTTGGTTAGCCAATGTCAATGCCAGAAACAAGCATCATTTTAACCCAATTGGGTTAACAAAGTAAGTAGTCAAAGTGTACTCCCGGTACAGAACAACCCTATCCTGCAATGTTGAGGGGCAATTCATCGATCCCTATGAACCTCGGTACGAAAATCTTGAATCACTGATGTGATGTAATTATTTCTACAGTACAGTTTTTGAGCAAAAACTAACGAAGCTATTGGAGATGCTAACACAACAAATCGCAGATATACTACAAAGAGGCAAGCACTAGAATGGGCGGCAAACCTTTGTTGAAGATGTCCACATGACCCTTGAAGGGCCAGTCCTTGAACTGCCACTCCTTTCCGAGCACAAACACGGCCACGACCCGCGCCCAGTCGTCGGCCTTGAGCGAGGCCGGCTTGTCCCTGACCTCGAACGCCACCGGACCGCCAGCGCCGCGGACGTGCTTCTTCTGCAGGGTGACGCACTCGGGCTTGGGGCTCCCCTTCATGGCCCGCATCTTCTCGTCGCTGGGCACGAACACGAAGTCCTCCAGGAAGTCCCTCACGTTGTAGATGGTGATGAGCGTCTGCGACGCGCTGGGCACCAGTATGATGGGCACGAAGCCGTCGCCGAGCGACTTGTCGAGCTTGGGGTtcgcgagggaggcggcggcggtggaggagggctCGTGCCGGCCCGTGGCGGAGGGCGCGGCGTCCTTGTTGCGGAGGCGGTCCTCCTCGCGGCGCAGCGCGGCGTGGTAGATGGCGAGGAAGTCGCGGCCGCGGGCgtcgaggacggcgttgcggtCCTTGAGGGGCCGCTCGAGGGCGCGGACGTGGGCGGTGGAGGCGTCGTCGGCGTCGGggccctccccctcctcgtcctccggcagcggcgggggcggcggcgggtgggcgTCCTGCgcgaaggaggaggggaggaggggatcgGCGGAGGGGAGGGAACTGTCCCCGAAGTGGAGGAAGTCGAGGAAGGTCTTGCGGTCCGGGAGGGAGACGGGCGGGATCCGGCGGAGGCGGGCGGCCTGGAGGAAGTCGGTGTGCTTGAGGTCGTTGTGCTGggcgaggaagacggcggcggagaGCGGGTAGGGGCGGCCCGACTGCTTGGAGGTGAAGGCGGTGGGGGCGTTGGCCGGGAAGGTGTAGTCGTCGCCGAAGAGGACGTCGTCGCCGTTGAAGATGATCTTGTCCAGGTCGCCGCGGGCGGCGTAGTCCCGGAGCACGGCCAGGGGATCCATGGCCGCGCCGGAGCTCTGGTTCTcgctggatctggtggttctggggTTTGTGTTTTTTTTTCCGGAGGGTTTGTGAAGCGAATGCGGATCCATTTCAAGCAGCTAGCCCGTTAACTAAAGGCCCAAATGTACATGGGCTGGGTAACTTGTGCATGATTCAATAATCCAAAGATGAGCCTCGGTGGTGAACAGTAGATAAAAACTTCTAtccctaaaaaaacaaaaacttcttgtttcaaaaaaaaagtagGGAAAAATCCAAGATGCTCGGATGAGCTAGCGTGCAAATTTTGGTGGTCAAATGACATCTGAAAagctcgtggcaaaaaaaaaacaaaattggaTCAACACCATGCTTTCTTTCAGAGTTTCTTTCAGAGTATCTTTCAGTTTCACAGACAACTTTTGCTTTCTTTTGTATGCATTACCTACTCGCGGCATTATGTTGCCATTTCTGATTCCCACATGGCTCCATTCCTAAATCCTTCTCTACATTGGCGGAGCTAGATGGATTCTGTTGGAGGAGCCAATGGCAAAATAGGAGTGTTGGGAGTGGCCAAAAGCTAAAAAAAGTTTTCATCCAAGTCCTCCTNNNNNNNNNNNNNNNNNNNNNNNNNNNNNNNNNNNNNNNNNNNNNNNNNNNNNNNNNNNNNNNNNNNNNNNNNNNNNNNNNNNNNNNNNNNNNNNNNNNNNNNNNNNNNNNNNNNNNNNNNNNNNNNNNNNNNNNNNNNNNNNNNNNNNNNNNNNNNNNNNNNNNNNNNNNNNNNNNNNNNNNNNNNNNNNNNNNNNNNNNNNNNNNNNNNNNNNNNNNNNNNNNNNNNNNNNNNNNNNGGAGATACAAGGAGAAATCTGGGCGGGCCAGAGAGCAATAGAAATTTCAaatactagatgacccgttgcgccgatGGCGCAAAAAGCATTGGCATGCCGAGTCTTTAAAGCATGTGTATGTGATAGTCTTTAAAGCAAGTTGTGGCATGATCAGTTTAGGATAACTAAATGGAAATTCAGAGGTGATACATAGCTTTATAAGAGAACATAGTGCTGATACAACCTGTTGTAAGAAATTTACGATGAGCATAAGCAAATATAAACATAGTTTTGATACATAGCATTTTAAGAGAACCCAGTGCTGATACATACTATTTTAAGGAGTCCATGATAGATTTTTTACAATGAGCAAAATATTGTGTTGTAGTAAATGCGAAAATTAACTTGGGTTTAACTTTTAGTAACTAGATGTACACAGGTTTTTTGTAGGTGCAGTAATCTGTTCCAGTTTTTAAAGAAACTTCACATGGTTTTCACTTTGGAATAGAATCTTTTTTGTAAGTTCACTCGCATGGCATTATGAAGTGCATAAAAGCTGGACACAACCTCCTCACCTTTTTTTTCTCATTATCCTTATAACAcgctatttattttcttttttctttttgcgggtGAACACGCTATTGATTTGAAAGAAGCGACAAGTTAATATAATTGTATGTGCCTGTAGATAGATATAGTAGGATTATATCTATCAAGCTAGACAATTTACTTTTTTTTAAGGAAAGAAGGGCTTCGcacccttccgattttcattaatgaaaaccatAACATTCAGAGCCTAGACAATTTACTTATTTTGTCAGTACTTAGTAATCAGACCTTTGGTTGATTTTCTTATTCTTTTGTGTTCTGTCTCTCTGGTTTCATTGTC
Proteins encoded:
- the LOC123095641 gene encoding protein CDC73 homolog — protein: MDPLAVLRDYAARGDLDKIIFNGDDVLFGDDYTFPANAPTAFTSKQSGRPYPLSAAVFLAQHNDLKHTDFLQAARLRRIPPVSLPDRKTFLDFLHFGDSSLPSADPLLPSSFAQDAHPPPPPPLPEDEEGEGPDADDASTAHVRALERPLKDRNAVLDARGRDFLAIYHAALRREEDRLRNKDAAPSATGRHEPSSTAAASLANPKLDKSLGDGFVPIILVPSASQTLITIYNVRDFLEDFVFVPSDEKMRAMKGSPKPECVTLQKKHVRGAGGPVAFEVRDKPASLKADDWARVVAVFVLGKEWQFKDWPFKGHVDIFNKVIGFFVRFEDDSVDSAKVVKQWNVKIISISKNKRHQDRPAALEVWDRLDEFVRARS